A single Lolium perenne isolate Kyuss_39 chromosome 6, Kyuss_2.0, whole genome shotgun sequence DNA region contains:
- the LOC127308849 gene encoding altered inheritance rate of mitochondria protein 25, producing the protein MAMAAARAALSRTPARFLQSRLRSSGGKMLSEEEKAAENAYIKKMEQEKRAVASTNNSHVRGSNESASGTGRGDRSPLPREWLRSLWVEELKKQKEAPVRGWGKRVEVAKAEGGGGEDPLGYFANAARALVSAGSDAAGLGRVKAGGAGSGEVAQYDIRDLGHLEAKLKPLLSRANLLIARDVEWANLMFAFEQESRYIIMDPLFPQSPVGYIREKSNVIFRQLLRSRRPFVAEFTDAMGNEIFTVRRPFWFINSSIYTEVDGKEVGVVHRRWHLWRRIYDLYLGNKQFAVVENPGFWNWTFTLIDEDEKVLAQIDRNWRGIGFELFTDAGQYAIRFGDSGQSRKYGLASDIEELEVVRPLTLPERAVALALAVSLDSDYFSRRGGWGLPFLIATE; encoded by the exons ATGGCCatggcggcggcgagggcggcgctgTCCAGGACCCCGGCGAGGTTCCTGCAGAGCAGGCTCCGCTCCTCCGGCGGCAAGATGCTCAGCGAGGAGGAGAAGGCCGCCGAGAACGCCTACATCAAG AAAATGGAACAAGAGAAGCGGGCGGTGGCAAGCACTAACAACAGCCATGTTAGAGGATCCAACGAGTCCGCAAGCGGCACCGGTAGAGGTGACAGGTCGCCGCTTCCCCGTGAGTGGCTGCGGAGTCTGTGGGTCGAGGAACTGAAAAAGCAGAAGGAGGCGCCTGTGAGGGGATGGGGAAAACGCGTCGAGGTTGCCAAGGCTGAAGGTGGCGGTGGGGAGGATCCGCTCGGCTATTTCGCTAACGCTGCGCGCGCGCTTGTGAGTGCCGGGTCGGACGCGGCGGGGCTTGGGAGGGTGAAGGCTGGGGGAGCCGGCAGTGGCGAGGTGGCGCAGTATGACATTCGGGACCTCGGGCACCTAGAG GCCAAACTGAAGCCTCTCCTCTCAAGAGCCAACCTCCTTATTGCCAGGGATGTGGAGTGGGCTAATCTCATGTTTGCTTTCGAGCAG GAGAGTAGGTATATCATAATGGATCCACTGTTTCCTCAATCT CCTGTTGGATATATTCGAGAGAAAAGCAATGTCATCTTTAGGCAG TTACTTAGGTCGAGACGTCCATTTGTTGCAGAATTTACTGATGCAATGGGTAATGAGATATTTACG GTCCGCCGGCCATTTTGGTTCATCAACAGCTCCATTTATACAGAAGTGGATGGCAAG GAGGTAGGTGTAGTCCACAGGCGTTGGCATCTTTGGCGTAGAATTTATGACCTGTACTTGGG GAACAAGCAATTTGCTGTGGTCGAGAATCCTGGATTTTGGAACTGGACCTTTACCCTGATTGATGAGGATGAAAAAGTGTTAGCCCAGATTGATCGTAATTGGAGAGGAATTGGCTTTGAG CTCTTCACGGATGCTGGCCAATATGCAATTCGGTTTGGTGATTCTGGACAAAGCCGTAAATATGGTCTCGCTTCCGAT ATCGAAGAACTAGAAGTTGTTCGCCCGCTGACTTTACCTGAAAGGGCTGTAGCTCTTGCTCTGGCGGTATCTCTGGACAGTGATTACTTCTCTAGGAGAGGGGGCTG GGGTCTTCCGTTTCTTATCGCCACAGAGTAG